In the genome of Crinalium epipsammum PCC 9333, the window TGATAGCCCAGAAGCACATCTTCACCCTTTAGGACAATCGCAGATAGGTCTATTTTTATCTCAAATTGCTGCTGCTGGAGTTCAAGTGATTATTGAAACTCATAGCGATCATCTTCTTAATGGAGTTCGATTAGCTGTGAAAAATGAGAAAATTATGCCAGATCAAGTTGCAGTACACTTTTTCAGTCACCCCCAAGAATCAACAGCCACTGGTTTGCCCCATGTTGTTTCGCCATTAATCGATTCAGACGGTAATCTCAGCGAATGGCCTGATGGTTTCTTTAATCAATCAGAAAAAGATTTGGCTAAACTTGCGGGTTGGGAATGATGGAATGGCATATTAATGACTTGTCTTTAGACGGACAGTTCCCTGATTCGCAGTCATTTTGTTCAGTATTAGAAGATTTGCTTAAACGAAGGAACAGCGATCCAACATTTCGTAGCCAACTATATTGTTCGCGCTTGCTTCATTTACGACTGGTAACACCAGTTGCTAACCTTCGCCAAGCTGTTTGTGAAAAAAACGATAATGATTTTAAAAAATTAGTACTTAACTGGGTAACTAAATCTGGGCCATTTTGGGATGATAACCGACAGCCTAATCAAGATGACTATTTTGAATGTCAGTCACGCGATGTCACCGATCAAGGATTAGGGGAAGCATCTCGCCGGAAACTTGCAGGTATTGATAGTGGGGTATTTAGTTTTCAAGGGAGTTCGCTTCAGTTCACAATAAGTCCATTATTAGTTCAGCAAGGTCTTTCTGAAGACCCCCTCGATGTCATTCATGTAGATAATTGTTGGAATCTTGAAGAATTAGTTAAATTAATACAGGAATCCAAAACTTACTCTTGCTGGCAAGATGTTTATGTCGAGATTAAACCTCAGTTTGAAGGTTTACTTATCTCAGATACTGCTATAGATTGCTTACTGCCCGTACCTTTCAGTCAACAAGTAAGAAAAAGGATCTTTGAACTACTTCATGTGCTTAACCAACTTGTTATGGAAAGTGACATAGATGGTCAACTTTCACAGACAGGTATAGAGTTGTTAAATGAGCACTTTATGGGTAAAAAAGCATGGTTCACTGATGAGTCAGAAACAAACAAAAGCAATTTTAAGCAGGAAATGACATTTCCTGATCCCGATGATAAAAATAAAAAGATTTTTTGTTCTTGGCATGGAAAGATAAAAACGCCACAAATCCGAATACATTTTGAGTGGCCTCGTTCCCAAGGTCAAAATAAGATCAAAGTTGTTTATATTGGCCCCAAGCTCACCAAAGGATAAACCAAAAGCTAATTAAGAAGGTGCTTACTTGTTTGGATTTTAGATTATAGGAAATTAAATTATATGGATGCTAGCGAACTTTTGGCTCATTATGACGCAGGAGAAAGAAATTTTTCTTAACTTCGTCTTCCTAGGGAAGTTATTTGAGTGAAGCCAATGAGCGCTAACACTATCACTTGCACCAACGTTTAGCTGCTTTCTTCACAAGATTAGTAAGGTACTCACGGCTTAAAAATCCCTTACCTTTTCCCTTACGGCTACAGAATATCGGCTCATCATTACCAGCATCAGCAGTTCTGTGATTCTGGAATTCGGTTCTTAAAGAAACTGCAAGCCTTACTACGCAGGTTTTACTACCTTTAGCCGTAAACAGTGATGCGCTCGCCCTGGTGTCACCCACCGTCCGTATTAGATAATGCCTAATGGGGGTAAAACTAGCTTATGGGATACCAGGGGCAATCTAGCTGAAAACTATTGCCTAGTTTGCTCAGTTCCTGGAATATTAGACACTTGAGCATATTTATTAAAATAGCTGAAAACGAGGTATAGCAAAGTTTTTATTAATTTTGATAGATAGGCGACTTAACCCCTCCAAAACACTCTCGCGCTGCAATATTATCTAGATTGCCCCGTATGACAGCATCGCGCTTATCTGCCCTTTATGGAGAGCGGTTTGTGGTAATTTCTGATTCTGAGGTCAAAACGAATTGCAGCCGTAAAGAAATACAAAGAGTGATTGAAAATTTAGCAATTAACGCTGTGAAATATGGCGCTCCTAATACGCCGATTATACTTACGCTCCAGCAAACTGAAACGCAGATCAACCTTACTATCCATAATGAAGGCAATCCGATTGCTCTAAACGCTCAATCAATCCTATTTCAACAATTTCGTCGAACCGTCTGTGCTGAAGAGCAAACTGGCTGGGGATTAGGATTATTTTTGGCTAAAAGTATTACTGAAGCGCATCAAGGGACACTTGGGGTTGAAAGTGCAGAGGGTAAGGGGACAAGCTTTATTATCCAGTTACCAAAGACCATCACCTAGTAATTCATTGCGCTCAACATCCCTTAGTGATGCCAGTAAAAAAGCTGTAAACACAAGTAAATCATTAGTAATCCAAAATGAATTACCACTACTTAAGTTTCAGAATCATCAAGGAATTTCAGCTAGTGAAGCACCGGACGAATCAGTAAGTGATTCACTTTTAGATTCATCCTTGGAGCAATTAGAGGTTACTCATCAAGCAAGTGAATCTGCGATCGCGCAAGCGCCGACCTGTCGGTTCGCGCACCTTGAAGAAAAGTTACCTATTATTGATGCTATCAACTTAAGAAGTTCAGGCTTGGATACATCCACAGAGCCAAGCCAAGCTAATGCTAAGAGTGATTTACCAAATGAATTACTTAATGAATCATTCAAAACTGATGTTCAAACTTCCCAATTAGCAAATCAAAGTGAATCATCTAATGAATCACTAAATAATGAGTCTTTAGATGAAATACAGGCTGGAGTTGATAACCTTGGTGAATCACTAACAACAGCACAGTTAGCTCTATTAATCGGAGTTGGCGATCGCTCTGTGTTCAGAAGTGAGCGGCGAATCCGGAAAAGAACTTAGTCGAACAAATTCCTCTGGTGTTCTACTACAGAGATTTAAAACTTCTACGCATAAACGATTAACCTATTAAAATCACGGAGATTAATTGTTTGGGGTTCTCTTTCTCCTTTAATTAACTGTCCTACCACTTTTTGAATTTGTTGGCTGAAACCCAATGAGAGCAAGCCTTTAACTGTCCTACCACTTTCTCGTTCTAGTAGGGGCAGATAAGCGCAAGGCTGTCATACGGGGCAATTTAGATAGGGCTTGCCGCTTTCAGTGGTTGAGAGGGGTTAAGTCGCCCCTCAATTAAAATCAATAAAAATTTTGCTGTATCTCATTTTCAGCTATTTTAATAAATCTGCTCAAGTGTCTGATCCTGTAGGAGCTTCGCAAACTCTGCAAGATTTCACTCAGTGCGATGGCCGGAGAATCTAGTTTTGAAATGCTTATGGAATAAGGACTTTAGTCTAAATTGCCCCTGGTGACAGCTTCGCGCTTATCTACCAAAAATTATTGCAGCAGCTAAATTTTTCAATCTCCCAGGCGGGGAAAAAATGTTAGAAAAGAGCGCACATGGGGTACTTAGTTTGCTCATAAATACCCCATGTGTCACCTCAACTCCAATTACTCATATTTAACACACCACCAACCATCAACAGAAGCAATAATCAACTCATAATCAGAAGTAATTTGTGCAGCATAATCATCATCAACTTCCAAGCTATGACCAACCAACGCACTGAATGCTGCCTTATCATTACCCACTTTCCGTACTTGCTTAGAACCAATATTGCGGAACCCATGTGGATTTAAAAAGCATTCCTTATTAAACAAAGCCTTAGTTGCTCTGCCGACCGCAGCAGAAACAAAACTCGTAACATTGTGCACTCGCTGATCAGTGTAAGGTTGAGCAAAACTTTTTGGGGTAGAGAAACCCAAACTGAAAAATACATTTTCACAAACGGCGGCATTTTCTTTGACTTTCTCAAACACCTCTATGCAGCTATTAATCGCCCTCAATTCTCTTTTCTTCTCAGTAATGTAGTTATCAACATTCTTCACGGACGCGGGTAAAATTCCTTGTTGTGCATCCTCTAACTGCTGTTGCAATTTCTCGACATCCGTCAACTTCTTATTTGTAAAAGCTAACCAGGTTGACAAATCTTTGGTAGCCAAGAGTGCTTTCGGGCGAATTACTTGCAACCACATATCTAAATCAGCAGTAAGAATACTTGGTAAAGGATAAAACCGAACCTTATGAGTTTGATTAAAGGTTTTATGCTCTTTCAGTTTCACAG includes:
- a CDS encoding sensor histidine kinase; protein product: MTASRLSALYGERFVVISDSEVKTNCSRKEIQRVIENLAINAVKYGAPNTPIILTLQQTETQINLTIHNEGNPIALNAQSILFQQFRRTVCAEEQTGWGLGLFLAKSITEAHQGTLGVESAEGKGTSFIIQLPKTIT